The Malus domestica chromosome 06, GDT2T_hap1 genome has a segment encoding these proteins:
- the LOC103438673 gene encoding protein FATTY ACID EXPORT 4, chloroplastic, whose amino-acid sequence MSSYTLHLASPATRNCLYEHHRRIPTFKSPAFSNPHPFRCDYAAGNGLLAASNTSFKAVPKTHHRRFSCTSQLAEMAPATSAVYGFLLLSGGFFAFSRTGSKGSLIGGVSGAALMATAYYLLQTTETKAIGDALGFGSAFLFAAVFGIRLAATRKLAPAGPLLALSLSALAVFISAYLKDSVTIS is encoded by the exons ATGTCGTCGTATACGCTGCATTTGGCTTCGCCGGCGACCAGAAATTGTTTGTACGAACACCATCGCAGAATTCCCACATTCAAATCTCCCGCGTTTTCCAACCCCCATCCCTTTCGCTGCGATTACGCTGCGGGAAATGGGCTATTGGCAGCGAGCAACACAAGCTTTAAAGCCGTGCCCAAAACGCACCATCGTCGGTTCTCGTGCACTTCTCAGCTGGCGGAGATGGCTCCGGCTACCTCTGCAGTCTacggcttcctcctcctcagcGGCGGCTTCTTTGCTT TTTCGAGAACAGGAAGCAAAGGGTCGCTTATCGGTGGTGTTTCAGGAGCAGCTCTAATGGCAACT GCTTACTATCTGCTGCAAACAACAGAGACAAAAGCTATTGGTGATGCCCTTGGTTTTGGATCAGCATTTCTTTTTGCTGCGGTATTCG GTATACGATTAGCAGCTACACGGAAATTGGCTCCTGCAGGCCCTCTGTTAGCTCTTTCTCTTAGTGCACTGGCTGTGTTTATATCAGCTTATCTAAAAGATAGTGTCACCATATCTTAG
- the LOC103438672 gene encoding probable receptor-like protein kinase At1g33260 → MAESNLEEEDQVLTESPYAYNFVCCYSYFFTSLVLFSSLSTFSEASRSIPTTTLSLSSFSSLSSTNPPSTSPSKPSSHADTSKTLVTSLTISAAAVFLIVSVMVVMRCFGFRSKRKDNGIVVEKEDHVEESGEFSVKKLSWDWIERSTDGFSKVIGTGGFSNVYLARNPGPNSGDGFCSIKIHNGSERLSRVFKQELDILLRLEHHRIVKLLGYSENQEEGALVFEYVTNGNLQEKLHGGDATPALPWKNRMAIAFQVAQALEYLHEKCALQIVHMDIKASNILLDENLNCKLCDFGSAKMGFSSTVQPPSSLRNQVLTVMGSPGYTDPHYLRTGIASKKNDVYSFGVLILELVTGMEAFCSEKGQFLTTLVGGRLRDGGCEAAEVAELVDPRLGAAGFDLEEAKTMLGISATCLRQSPTLRPSATQILETIREKVSSVSFLQSLSHDKEIVY, encoded by the exons ATGGCCGAATCTAACCTCGAAGAAGAAGACCAAGTTCTTACAGAAAGCCCATACGCTTACAATTTTGTCTGCTGTTACTCCTACTTCTTCACCTCCCTCGTTTTGTTTTCCTCACTGTCTACTTTCTCCGAGGCTTCCCGCTCCATCCCAACAACcaccctttctctctcctccttttcctctctctcctccaccaACCCACCGTCAACCTCCCCTTCAAAACCATCTTCCCACGCTGACACCTCCAAAACCCTCGTCACATCTCTCACAATCTCCGCCGCCGCCGTCTTCCTCATCGTTTCAGTCATGGTGGTAATGAGATGCTTCGGATTCAGATCAAAACGCAAAGACAATGGAATCGTTGTGGAGAAGGAGGACCATGTTGAAGAAAGTGGGGAGTTTAGCGTGAAGAAATTGAGTTGGGATTGGATAGAGAGATCTACTGATGGCTTCTCCAAGGTGATTGGAACTGGAGGGTTCAGCAATGTGTACTTGGCACGAAACCCGGGGCCTAATTCGGGCGATGGGTTCTGCTCGATTAAGATCCACAACGGCAGCGAGCGGCTGAGTCGGGTTTTTAAGCAAGAACTCGATATTCTCCTCCGCCTTGAGCACCACCGCATCGTCAAGCTTCTTGGCTACTCCGAAAACCAAG AGGAGGGTGCTCTGGTTTTCGAGTACGTCACCAACGGAAATCTCCAAGAGAAGCTCCACGGCGGAGACGCCACCCCAGCACTGCCGTGGAAGAACCGAATGGCAATCGCCTTCCAAGTCGCACAAGCATTAGAATACCTGCACGAGAAATGCGCCCTCCAAATCGTTCACATGGACATCAAAGCCTCAAACATCTTACTCGACGAAAATCTCAACTGCAAGCTCTGCGATTTCGGGTCAGCGAAGATGGGGTTTTCCTCAACCGTCCAACCGCCGTCGTCGCTGAGAAATCAAGTCTTGACGGTGATGGGCTCGCCGGGTTACACTGATCCGCACTACCTCCGAACCGGAATCGCTTCGAAGAAAAACGACGTGTACAGCTTCGGCGTTTTGATCTTGGAGCTCGTTACGGGAATGGAGGCGTTTTGCTCCGAGAAAGGGCAGTTCTTGACGACTTTGGTGGGGGGCAGGTTGAGAGACGGCGGTTGTGAGGCGGCGGAGGTGGCAGAGTTGGTGGACCCGCGGCTGGGCGCGGCGGGGTTTGACCTCGAAGAGGCCAAGACCATGCTTGGTATTTCGGCAACGTGCTTGCGTCAGTCACCGACGCTGAGGCCTTCGGCAACTCAAATATTGGAAACCATTCGGGAGAAAGTATCGTCTGTTTCGTTTCTACAGTCACTGTCACATGACAAAGAAATCGTGTATTAG
- the LOC103420532 gene encoding probable aquaporin NIP5-1 gives MAESEPVTPSASAPATPGTPLPLFSGPRVDSLSYERKSMPRTKCFPVNATAWGQSPTCFNEFPTPTVSLTRKLGAEFVGTFILMFAASAGPIVNQKYNGAESLIGNAACAGLGVMIVILSTGHISGAHLNPSLTIAFAALRHFPWVQVPAYIAAQVSASICASFALKGIFHPYISGGVTVPTVSTGQAFGLEFIITFNLLFVVTAVATDTRALGELAGLAVGATVMLNILIAGPSSGGSMNPVRTLGPAVAAGNYTKLWIYLVAPTLGALAGAATYTAVKLREDEVDAPVREARSFRR, from the exons ATGGCGGAATCTGAGCCAGTGACGCCGTCTGCGTCGGCGCCGGCGACGCCTGGGACGCCACTGCCACTGTTTTCAGGGCCGAGAGTGGATTCGCTATCGTATGAGCGTAAGTCAATGCCTCGAACCAAGTGCTTCCCTGTGAATGCTACTGCGTGGGGTCAATCTCCCACGTGCTTCAACGAGTTCCCTACTCCGACTGTCTCCCTCACCCGCAAG CTTGGAGCTGAGTTCGTAGGAACCTTCATCTTGATGTTTGCAGCAAGTGCTGGACCAATCGTGAACCAAAAGTACAACGGAGCAGAGAGCTTGATCGGAAATGCAGCATGCGCAGGGCTTGGCGTGATGATCGTGATTCTCTCCACTGGCCACATCTCTGGTGCGCATCTGAACCCATCTCTCACCATTGCATTTGCCGCCCTCCGACACTTCCCGTGGGTCCAAGTCCCAGCCTACATCGCAGCTCAGGTTTCGGCCTCCATTTGCGCCTCGTTTGCTCTCAAAGGGATTTTCCATCCGTACATATCCGGCGGAGTCACGGTGCCTACTGTGAGCACTGGCCAGGCTTTTGGACTTGAGTTCATCATCACTTTTAATCTGTTGTTCGTTGTCACTGCTGTTGCAACTGACACTCGAGCG TTGGGAGAATTGGCTGGTTTAGCAGTTGGGGCTACTGTCATGCTAAACATTCTTATTGCAGG GCCATCTAGCGGTGGTTCAATGAACCCGGTGCGCACTCTAGGTCCCGCTGTCGCCGCCGGAAACTACACGAAGTTGTGGATATACCTAGTGGCTCCTACCCTTGGAGCTCTCGCCGGGGCGGCCACCTACACAGCTGTGAAGCTCCGGGAAGATGAAGTGGATGCACCTGTGCGCGAGGCCAGGAGCTTCCGTCGCTAG